CCATGATTAAAGTACTTAACTTCATTAAATCATATTGCATGTCTGCAACTTCACCGGCTGGATTCAACGCGGAAACAAATGGTTTACCACATCCGGAGAGTACAAGCGCTATCATCGCAAACAACGAGACTAAACGCCATTTTGCAAGCATTTTCATAGCTTAATCAAACCCCTCTTTCACTTATAAAATTTCTAAATATATGATGCTTGGTCAAAGAAGTATGTAGGAGACTGACTCAAAAGGTATATCTCATACATTCGAGTCAGCCAAAGCAAGCAAAACTAAATTAATGTAACAATTACCATCGCCACAAAAATAATAGTTAAATATTGCAAAGAGTATACAAACATTAGTTTTGCCCACTTTATGTCATCTTTGATCCTATATCCATAAATCCCTAAAACCAGCCACCCTACATTTAGCAGAGTCGCAAGAATTAGAAATGGGATTCCTAATTTAGTAAGAAAAAATGGGATTGGCAATAGTGCAGCTACCCAAATCAAAATATGAATTTTTGTTGTTTTAAAGCCTTTTACTACAGGAAGCATCGGAATACCAGCTGCTCTGTACTCCTTCACTCTTCTCATTGCAAGAGCATAAAAGTGTGGAGGCTGCCAAACAAACATTAGAACAAACAATGACCATGCCATAATATCCAAATTGGCATCAACTGCAGCCCAACCGATTAAAGGTGGAACAGCACCTGAGATACTGCCAATAATAGTATTAGAAACCAACTGACGTTTAGACCATAAAGTATATAGGACTACATAACTAAAAACTCCAAGCAGTCCAATAACTGTTGCAGTCATCGTAGTTAAGAATAAAAACAGTGTTCCCAGTCCAATGAGGAAAATACCTAAAGCAAGAACTCTACTTGGTATTACTTTACCTGTTACAGTAGGTCTTCCTTTTGTTCTCTCCATTAAATGATCAATATCCCGATCGACATAATTATTTATTGCACATGAACCCGCAATAATCAGTGAAGAACCCGCTACCGTATAAAATACAATATCAAGGTTTCCTAAAAAGCTTTGACCTGAGAAATGTAATGCAAGCCAAAGACCTGTAAAAGTAGTAATTAGATTGGAATTAACAATTCCTATCTTTATTAGTGCCATAAAATCTTTCCATACTGAGGTTTTTTCTATGTTAGAATGTAGGCTTGCAGCACCATTGTCGATGGATGGTTCTCCAAAAGCCTTTGGGTTAGACATATCTTCTCCTCCTAATCCTTCATAACAAATATTCACCATTTAGGTGATAACAATACTTACTAAAATTACCGTCTATTCTTTTTACAAAAAATTAGGGATAATCAGGTTAAATATTATACCATATTGACTATATAATGAAACGAAAAAGCAGTGATTCAAAAAACACTTTCTCTGTATATTAAATCACACTTTTTGATATTTTTGTGAATTTTTTTCGAATAATTTTTGACCAAATTGTGACACACCCAAATTTATAGAAAAAAACCGCTATATATAGTTCTATCAAACACTATCCAAAGTTTCAATAGTTTTCACTATAATAATAGTAGAAAATATATATTATACATTTCCCTTTTTCTGTTAAAAAACTTCTCTAAAAATCTGTGCTTAAAAACTGTTCATTTTCTACTTTATTCGTTATGATAAATAGGGACTTTTTATACCATGTTACTTTTTCATTCATTATACTGTCAGGATTATCCAATGACAAATTTTTGAACTATTTATGAGGTGATTTTTTGCGACGCTCTTTAAAGTGGTTAGCGGTTGCAACCACAATTGGAATGATATTGGTTTTAATCGGCGGAGCTTTAGTGACCAAGACGGGCTCTGGAATGGGGTGCGGAAGATCCTGGCCTTTATGTAACGGCAAATTTGTTCCGTTAGATATTACGCCCGAATTAGTCATCGAGCTTGCCCATCGTCTCGTTTCCGGTGTAGTTGGAATTTTGGTGCTTGTTCTATCCGTTTGGTCGTGGAAGGCGATCGGTCATATTAGAGAAACAAAGTTTCTTTCGTTTCTATCTTTCTTCTTCTTATTGTTACAAGGGTTAATTGGCGCTGCAGCGGTGAAATGGGGTCAATCAAGTTTTGTGCTTGCACTTCACTTTGGAATTTCTCTTATTTCTTTCGCATCTGTTTTTTTGTTAACACTTCTTATTTTTGAAATAGACAAGAAATTCGAAGCAGACAAGCTTAAAATTGATAAAAGAATGAGCTTCCATATAATAGGTTTATCTATTTATAGTTATCTTGTCATTTATACAGGTGCCCTAGTCAGACATACAAAATCAAGTTTAGTTTGTTTGGATTGGCCTTTATGTAAAAATGATAGCCCCGCTCTCCCTTCTGACATGTGGGAATGGGTACAAATGGGTCACCGGGTAGCTGCAGGGTTAATATTTATCTGGATTGCATATGTCTTATTGATCGTTATTCGTAACTACAAACATCAAAAAGTCATTTATTGGGGTTGGATCATTGCCTTTATCCTCGTCTCTTTACAAGTCATTGCAGGCGCATTTATTATTATTAGTAGACTCAACTTATATATCGCGCTTCTCCATGCATTCTTTATTACCTGCCTGTTTGGAGTCTTAAGTTATTTTCTTCTACTTTATTCTCGCTCTAAGAGGAACCATATATAAAAAAGTTGCCGGTTATACCGGCAACTTTTTTTATTGTTGAATATAGAATACGTTCCCATCTTGTGTACGTTGCTTTTTATCGATCACTTGTTTATTTTTATATTTTTTCTCATATTTCACAAACATTGAAACATTCACAAGTATTCCTGTAGCTGCTCCAAGCATTAGTAGAGATGATCCCCCATAACTAATGTATGGTAACGGAACTCCCGTTAAAGGAATTAAACCCGAAACCCCAGCGAGATTAATAAACGATTGAATTCCGATCATACTAGAAATTCCAATAGCGAGCAGACTACCAAAGGGATCCTTACACTGTAAACCTATATAAATTCCGCGTAAGACCACATAAGCTAATAGAAAAATGACAAAACCTACTCCCCAAATTCCTAACTCCTCTGCAATTACTGCCATGATAAAGTCTGTATGTGATTCTGGTAAGTAGCCAAGTTTCTGAATACTTTTCCCCAATCCTAAACCGTTAATGCCTCCGGATCCAATCGCTATGTAAGAGTTGGCTAAATGGAACCCCGCATCCTTTACATACTTTTCTGCAAAAGGATTCTCTAATACCTGAAAACGACTCTTTTGCACATCAGAAAAAAAATCTCCGCCTTTGGCAATAAGAATGGGAAGGGCAAGAATTAAAACCATAAGAAATAATTTTCCCATTGTCTTCATATTCATCCCTGAAGAGAAAACAATTGTCCCTGCAATAGCAGCAATAATAAATGCTGTACCAAAGTCTGGCTGTGCACCTATTAGCACACACACGATGAACAGATAAACTAATGGAGGAAGAACACCTTTATTAAATTGATTGATATATTCTTGTTTTTTTGCATAGACGGCAGCTAAATAAATGATAACTGCAAGCTTTACAAATTCCGATGGCTGGAATAAGAAAGTTCCAATTGCGTACCAGCTTTGTGCATTATTCTTAACTTGTCCAAATACAAAAATCCCAAGTAGCAGTGCAATTGAACCTAAAACCATTGGAAGCTGAAACCATTTTGTAAATTTCATTATTTTATATGGAACAATGGCTGTGAACAAAAAGATAGCTGCAAACCCCAACAAAAATATTTTCTGTCTTTGGTAGAAAAAATCAGGGCTAACTTGATACCGTTGGACCGCATAAGCCATACTTGCACTATAAATCATAACTAGTCCAAATGTGCATAAAAGAATGATGGCAATGATTAAGGTGTAATCATAGGATTTCAGTATTTTTTTTACCATATAAGACGTCCTCATTTTATAATTGTCGATTAATTACACTCTATTATAATAGAAAATGGTTATGATTACTTTAAGAAAAAAGAATTTGTTACAACATTTTAATATAAAGCTCTGTAAAACTTGCCTGTTGATTTCCTCTCCGGATGCTTCGCTTTCCGTGGGCGTTTCGGCGAGCCTCCTCGGAGAAACGCGCCTGCAGGGTTTCCCCTGACCCGCACTCCCACAGGAGTCTTCGCACCTTCCGCTCCAATCAACAGGTTTTCAAATCAAGAATGTTCTTTAACACATACTAATACAAAAAAACAAAAACTCAAACAATATTTGTGATTGTCTGAGTTCTTTAAGATTATTTTCTTAAGGATGCATCGTGCAGCGCTGATAGTTCTCTTTCTAATTTATCTAAAATCGCTTTTCCATCCCTAACATCTATTAAGCCCAATCGAACAGCAAAGTCTATTTCTCTTGATAGGCCAAACATTTGTGTATCCAATACCTCTTCATAAAGTGGGCATTGAGGCATCGTGAGATTGTCCATTTGCACTTTGATAAGCTTCAATATCTTTTCAGCGTCAGCCTGCAATAAGGCATAGGCTTTTTCTTGGTGATTCACGATCATTTCAGACGCCAACATTCATCCCCCCATTTCAGAGCGATAATTCAACTTATCTATAAATTTTACCGTTTACAGTGGAAAATTGCAAGAACAATGAAGGTTATTACAAAATGGTATTCTGTTTATGACTTTCTTATAAAAAAAAGCTATACTTAATAGCGTAGACTTTAGGGGGTATAGTTGATGGAAAATATCATGACGATTTCTGGTAACGCGAAATATACTATTACACTTGATCCAGGTGTTTGGATTTTTGATGATAGACGGATTGATTTAACGACTTATTTTGGAACGAAAAAAGCAAACTCTGATTCAATTGAAGAATACACCAAAGCGGTTTCCAAACATTGGGATCGCGAAATTATGGAAGGGGCTGTATTCCCTCCAACATTAAAATCAGAGAAAAAATTTGAAAAAGAAAAAGTATTAACAGGAACGTTTGGTATTTTTTTAAAACCTTTCTTGTTGAATGCTGAGCCTGCTAGCGACGCCCAAACATTGGTCATTCATACTCAAAATAAGGAATATGAATTCTCATTAGAAGAAGCCTATGATTTAATTCTAGGATTTTCAAAAGAAGGTAAACCACTATCATCTGATGGACCCGTTCATGTATACTTGGGGGATGGCTCAAACCAAGATCACCCTATTAAACATGTTACTGGATTTACAATAAAATAAGACGGGTGCCATTTGGCGCCCGTTTTTTTTACAATGGCTATAATAACAAGGTCTTTATAATAGATCTGCTGCAAGTCGGGCCAGACCTGAACGCTCCCCTTTTAATAGTTTTACATGACCAGAAATAACTTGGTCTTTAAACCTTTCAACTACAAAAGTTAAACCATTGTTATAGGCATCTAAATATGGATGGTCAATTTGTTCCGGGTCTCCCATTAATACAATTTTACTTCCCTCTCCTACCCGGGTTAAGATGGTTTTCACTTCATGCTTGGTTAAATTTTGGGCTTCATCAATAATGATAAATTGCTTCGGTAGACTTCTTCCTCGAATATAAGTCAAAGCCTCCACCTCAATTGAACCCATTCCTGCTAATATTGCATCCAGTTCACCAGGCTTTTTCGTGTTAAAAAGATATTCTAAATTATCATAGATCGGCTGCATCCACGGTCTAAGTTTTTCTTGTTTTTCCCCAGGTAGAAAACCTAAATCCTTACCCACTGGTACAATCGGGCGTGCGACTAATAATTTTCTTATATTCTCTAAAGTCCTCTGTTTGCATCAATCCGGCAGCAAGGGCTAGTAATGTTTTCCCAGTACCTGCTTTTCCTGTTAAAGTTACAAGCGGTATATCCTTGCGCAATAATAATTCGATTGCCATGGTTTGTTGGACATTACGTGAGTGAATTCCCCATACATGCTCTTGATTTAACGTTAATTTTTTTACTTTTTTACCTGTTTTGTCAACCATCCCAATTGCTGAGGCTGAACCTCCGAGAGCATCCTTCATAATGAGAAACTGGTTAGGGTAAAAAGGATGATTAGCAATTTCTGAATGGTTTAATTCACCCTTCTCATAAAAGCGGCCTAATAATTCTAATGGTAGAAAAAGCTCAAAAAATCCTGTATAGATATGATCAATTTCTACAACACGGTCATTGAGAAAATCTTCAGCAGCAAGGCCAATCGCATCCGCCTTTACTCTGACTAACGCATCCTTACTCACTAGAATAACAGGTTTACCATCTTCCTTTGTTTGTTCCTCTAGGAATAAATTCTTTGCTACAGCTAGAATTCGATTGTCATTCGTTTTTTCAATAAAAATATCTTGAAGTTCATGAAATGTACGATGATTTAATTCAATTCTTATCGTTCCCCCATTTTCAAGCGGGATTTTCTCGTGGAGCTTTCCTGAGGCTCTAAGGCCATCAATTAATCTAGATACATGCCTTGCATTTCTCCCAATCTCATCCATGTATCTTTTCTTTGAGTCCACTTCTTCTAGAACTACTGCAGGAATAACAACTTCATTATCTTCAAAGGAAAAAATGGAATACGGGTCTTGCAGCAAGACATTTGTATCTAACACGTATATTTTACTCAAAGCGACGCCTCCTGCTTACTTGATGTCGGGTTTGTTAAGTATGTCAACAATCCCTTTTGATAGATTGGACTTTGGTAAAATATATGTTTATTGGTATAAAGATAGAAGATATTCCGCACAATAATT
The window above is part of the Bacillus sp. SORGH_AS_0510 genome. Proteins encoded here:
- the cyoE gene encoding heme o synthase translates to MSNPKAFGEPSIDNGAASLHSNIEKTSVWKDFMALIKIGIVNSNLITTFTGLWLALHFSGQSFLGNLDIVFYTVAGSSLIIAGSCAINNYVDRDIDHLMERTKGRPTVTGKVIPSRVLALGIFLIGLGTLFLFLTTMTATVIGLLGVFSYVVLYTLWSKRQLVSNTIIGSISGAVPPLIGWAAVDANLDIMAWSLFVLMFVWQPPHFYALAMRRVKEYRAAGIPMLPVVKGFKTTKIHILIWVAALLPIPFFLTKLGIPFLILATLLNVGWLVLGIYGYRIKDDIKWAKLMFVYSLQYLTIIFVAMVIVTLI
- a CDS encoding heme A synthase is translated as MRRSLKWLAVATTIGMILVLIGGALVTKTGSGMGCGRSWPLCNGKFVPLDITPELVIELAHRLVSGVVGILVLVLSVWSWKAIGHIRETKFLSFLSFFFLLLQGLIGAAAVKWGQSSFVLALHFGISLISFASVFLLTLLIFEIDKKFEADKLKIDKRMSFHIIGLSIYSYLVIYTGALVRHTKSSLVCLDWPLCKNDSPALPSDMWEWVQMGHRVAAGLIFIWIAYVLLIVIRNYKHQKVIYWGWIIAFILVSLQVIAGAFIIISRLNLYIALLHAFFITCLFGVLSYFLLLYSRSKRNHI
- a CDS encoding FtsW/RodA/SpoVE family cell cycle protein, whose product is MVKKILKSYDYTLIIAIILLCTFGLVMIYSASMAYAVQRYQVSPDFFYQRQKIFLLGFAAIFLFTAIVPYKIMKFTKWFQLPMVLGSIALLLGIFVFGQVKNNAQSWYAIGTFLFQPSEFVKLAVIIYLAAVYAKKQEYINQFNKGVLPPLVYLFIVCVLIGAQPDFGTAFIIAAIAGTIVFSSGMNMKTMGKLFLMVLILALPILIAKGGDFFSDVQKSRFQVLENPFAEKYVKDAGFHLANSYIAIGSGGINGLGLGKSIQKLGYLPESHTDFIMAVIAEELGIWGVGFVIFLLAYVVLRGIYIGLQCKDPFGSLLAIGISSMIGIQSFINLAGVSGLIPLTGVPLPYISYGGSSLLMLGAATGILVNVSMFVKYEKKYKNKQVIDKKQRTQDGNVFYIQQ
- a CDS encoding YlaN family protein, giving the protein MASEMIVNHQEKAYALLQADAEKILKLIKVQMDNLTMPQCPLYEEVLDTQMFGLSREIDFAVRLGLIDVRDGKAILDKLERELSALHDASLRK
- a CDS encoding peptidyl-prolyl cis-trans isomerase, which gives rise to MENIMTISGNAKYTITLDPGVWIFDDRRIDLTTYFGTKKANSDSIEEYTKAVSKHWDREIMEGAVFPPTLKSEKKFEKEKVLTGTFGIFLKPFLLNAEPASDAQTLVIHTQNKEYEFSLEEAYDLILGFSKEGKPLSSDGPVHVYLGDGSNQDHPIKHVTGFTIK